The following is a genomic window from Streptomyces sp. NBC_01381.
CGGCGGCGTCGCCCTTCGTGGAGGAGGCGCTGCGCTATCTGACCGTCGTGCAGGTGGCCTTCCCGCGGTTCGCCCGCGAGGACATCGAGATAGCCGGGGTGCGCATCCCCAAGGGCGACCTCGTCCTGTGCTCCCTCAGCGGCGGCAACCGCGACGCCAAGTACACCGCGGACGGAGGCGGCTTCGACCCGGACCGCAAGGCTTCGGGGCATCTCGCCTTCGGGTACGGCATCCACCGCTGCATCGGCGCCGAACTGGCCCGCATGGAGCTGCGCGCCGCCTACCCGGCCCTGGTGCGGCGCTTCCCCGAGATGCGCCTTGCGGTCGCCCCCGACGACCTCGCGTTCCGCAAGCTGTCGATCGTCTACGGCGTGGAGTCGCTGCCCGTACACCTTCGGTGATGGCGGTCAGAAGTCAGGCGAGGGCGGTGCGGGCGTGCCGCACGAGCCGTATGTACCGGTCCCAGTCCCAGTGCGGACCGGGATCGGTGTGGTCCGTGCCCGGCACCTCCACATGGCCGACGATGTGCTCCCGGTCCACGGGGATGTCGTACCGCTTGCAGATCCCCGCCGTGAGCCGTGCCGAAGACGCGTACATGGCATCCGTGAACGAGGACTTCTTGTCGACGAAGCCCTCGTGCTCGATGCCGATGCTCCGTTCGTTGTAGCTCCTGTTCCCCGCGTGGAACGCGACGTCCAGCTCGCGGATCATCTGGGCGACATGCCCGTCCTTGCGCACCACGTAGTGCGCGGCCGCGCCGTGGGCCGGGTCCTTGAACACCCGCAGCGCCGTCGCGTACCCGCCCTGGACGACGTGGATGACGACCATGTCGATCTCGTAGTCGTCGGGTCGGTCCGCGCGCCGCCAGTTGTAGTCGGACGCGGCGACCCACTGCGCGCCCTTGGCGTCGACCTCGCCCTCCTTGCGCTTCTTGACCACGCCGGGCAGCCGCCACCACAGCCGGCCGAGGTCGTCCGCGGCGAGCGCGGCCGTGCCGGCGGCCGCCACCGCGCCGCCGATCAGCAACGTCCGCCGGTTGACGCCCCGGCGCCCCGGCTTCCGCTCCGCCGTCGTGTCCTTTTCTTCCCCCATGTGATCGTGAACGCTTACTCATGGGCGCCTGGTTCCCGCGGCCCCGTACCCTGTTAGAGCTATGACTGAGACCCAGACCCCGCAGCGCCCCCGCCCCCTTCGCGTTCTCGCCGCCATGTCCGGCGGCGTGGACTCCGCCGTCGCCGCCGCCCGGGCCGCCGAAGCAGGGCACGACGTGACCGGAGTGCACCTGGCGCTCTCGGCGAACCCGCAGTCGTTCCGCACGGGCGCGCGAGGCTGCTGCACCATCGAGGACTCGCGCGACGCCCGCCGCGCCGCCGACGTCATCGGCATCCCGTTCTACGTATGGGACCTTGCCGAGCGGTTCCGCGAGGACGTGGTCGACGACTTCATCGCCGAGTACGAGGCGGGGCGCACCCCCAACCCGTGCCTGCGCTGCAACGAGAAGATCAAGTTCGCCGCGCTCCTGGACAAGGCGCTCGCGCTCGGCTTCGACGCGGTCGTCACGGGCCACTACGCGAAGGTGATCACGCACGAGGACGGCACCCGCGAACTGCACCGGGCCTCCGACATGGCCAAGGACCAGAGCTACGTCCTCGGGGTCCTGGACGACCGCCAGCTCGCCCACGCGATGTTCCCCCTCGGTGACACGGTCACCACCAAGGAGGAGATCCGCGCGGAGGCCGAGGAGCGCGGCCTGGCCGTCGCCAAGAAGCCCGACAGCCACGACATCTGCTTCATCGCGGACGGTGACACCCAGGGCTTCCTCGCGGACCGCCTGGGCAAGGCGGAGGGCGACATCGTGGACGCCGAGGGGAACAAGCTGGGCACCCACGAGGGCGCGTACGGCTACACGATCGGCCAGCGCAAGGGACTGCGCATCGGCACCCCCGCCCCCGACGGCAAGCCCCGCTACGTCCTGGACATCTCGCCCGTGAACAACACGGTGACGGTCGGCCCGGTCGACGCGCTCGACGTGACGGCCCTGACGGCCATCAAGCCCCGCTGGTGCGGCGTGGCCCCCTCCGGCCCCGGCACGTACACCGCGCAGCTGCGGGCCCACGGCGGCGAGACGGAGGTGACCGCCGAGCTCGTCGACGGCACCCTGCACGTCTCCTTCGACGAGCCCGTACGCGGCGTGGCCCCTGGCCAGGCGGTCGTGCTCTACGACGGCACGCGCGTGGTGGGGTCGGCGACGATCGCGGCCACGGAGCGGGCCGCCGCGGTGGCCTAGTCGGTCGTCACCTCGTAGAAGCAGAGGTGGTCCTTGATCTGGGCCACCGCTTCCTTCGGCTCCGGGTAGGCCCAGACCGTGTCCTTCGCGTCGGGGAGCGACCAGTAGGAGGCCGTTCCCTTGAAGGGGCAGTAGGTGGTGGTCTCCGAAGGCGTCAGCAGATCCGTGCGGACGTCCTCCGGAGGGAGGTAGTAGCGCACCGGGTAGCCCGTCTCGCGCAGCAGCAGGGGGCGCCGGCTCTCCGCGACGACCTGGCCATCGCGCACCACGCGTACGTGCTCCGTGCCCTGTTCGACGGTGATCTCGTGTCCTGCGGTCACAGTGGTCTCCTTCTCGGGGCCGGGGTTCGGACCGTACCGTGAAGCCATGAACATCTGTGTCTTCCTCTCCGCGGCCGACCTTCCCGAGCGCTACACCCGACCCGCCCGCGACTTCGCCGAACTCCTCGGCAAGGGCGGCCACACGCTGGTGTGGGGCGGCTCCGAGAGCGGCCTGATGAAGGTCGTCGCCGACGGCGTGCAGGAGGCCGGCGGCCGCCTCGTCGGCGTATCGGTCGACTTCCTCGCGGCCAAGGCCCGTACGAACGCCGACGAAATGGTGATCGCCAAGGACCTCGCCGAACGCAAGGCGCTGCTCCTGGGGAAGGCCGACGCGGTCGTGGTCATGGTCGGCGGCACCGGCACGCTCGACGAGGCCACCGAGATCCTTGAACTGAAGAAGCACGGCAGGACCGACAAGCCGGTGGTCCTGCTCAACTCGGCCGGTTTCTACGACGGGTTGAAGGAGCAGTTCCGGCGGATGGAGGACGAGGGATTCCTGCCGGTGCCGCTGACCGATCTGGTCTTCTTCGCCGAGGAGCCGGTGGGCGCCCTCGCCTACCTCGAGGAGTCTGTGGGCACGCGCTGAGCCGTGTCCGCCGGGGTGGGACCATGGGCCCATGGCTACACATGTGATCACCGGGGCGGGCTCCGGCATCGGCGCGGCCGTCGCGCGCCGCCTCCACGCACGCGGCGACGCCCTCGTCCTGCACGCACGGGACGCCGGCCGCGCCAAGGACCTCGCGGCGCAGTTCCCCGGAGCGGCCACGCTCGTGGGCGACCTCTCCGACCCGGACAGGCTCTCCTGGGCGTTCGGCCACCAGGCCCTGCCCGACCGGGTGGACTCCCTGCTGCACATCGCGGGCGTGGTCGACCTGGGCCGGGTCGGCGATCTCACCCCCAAGTCCTGGCGCCACCAGCTCAACGTGAACCTCATCGCCCCCGCCGAGCTGACCCGCCACTTCCTGCCGCAGCTCCGACTGGCCCAGGGACACGTGGTCTTCGTGAACTCGGGCGCAGGCCTGAACGCGCACGCCGACTGGTCCGCGTACGCCGCCTCCAAGCACGGCCTCAAGGCCCTCGCCGACGCCCTGCGCGCCGAGGAGCACGGCAACGGCGTCCGCGTCACCTCCGTCTACCCGGGCCGCACGGCGAGCCCCATGCAGGCCAAGGTCCACCAGCAGGAGGGCAAGGAGTACGACCCCTCCCGTTTCGTCGACCCGGAGTCGGTGGCCACCACGATCCTGACGGCACTCGACCTGCCGCGTGACGCGGAGATCAACGACCTGACGGTGCGGCCGGGACGGTGAGCGAGTTCAGCTTCGGCCCGGCCACCGGCGTCGGGTCCATGCCCGGCGGCGACGCACGCGAGGCCGCGAAGACCGTCACCGGCAGCATCGAGACGTTCCCCTACCTGGCGGAACTGCCCGCGCGGGGGCCCGGCGCCGACATGATCGGGCGGACCGCCGGGCTGCTCGTCGACCTCTACGCGCGCGTGGAGCCCAGCGGCTGGCGCATCGGCGACCGTCCTGGCCGCGACACCCGGCGGGCCAGGGCGTGGCTCGGCGAGGACCTCGACGCGCTCGAGGAGTTCACCCAGGGGTACGAGGGGCCGGTCAAGGTGCAGGCCGTGGGGCCGTGGACGCTTGCCGCCGCCCTGGAGCTGAAGAACGGCCAGGCCGCGCTCTCCGACACCGGCGCCTGCCGCGACCTGGCCGGATCGCTCGGGGAGGGACTGCGCGCCCACCTCGCGGACGTGCGCCGTCGCATCCCGGGCGCCCAGGTGGCGCTCCAGCTCGACGAACCCTCGCTCATCGCCGTGCTGCGCGGGCAGATCAAGACCGCAAGCGAGTACCGCACCCACCGCGCCGTGGACCGGCAGGTCGTCGAAAGCACCTTGCGGGACGTCCTCGGCGTCCAGGACGGTCCCGCCGTCGTGCATTCCTGCGCGCCCGACGTGCCGTTCGCGCTCCTGCGGCGGGCCGGCGCCGACGCCATCTCGTTCGACTTCTCACTCCTCACCGAGCGTGACGACGAGGCGATCGGGGAGGCCGTCGAGGCGGGCACGAAGCTCTTCGCCGGTGTCGTGCCGGGCGTGGACGGCCGATTGTCAGACCCGGCCGGTAGCGTCATGGGTGTCAGGACGCTGTGGCGCAGGCTGGGGCTGAATCCGGGTTCTCTCGCGGAGTCGGTCGTGGTCACTCCGTCGTGCGGCCTCGCGGGGGCTTCTCCCGCGTACGCACGCGCGGTACTCGCCCATTGTGTCCGGGCGGCGAGATCACTCGCGGACAACCCTGAGTAATTGGGTATGACGTAACGGGAGGACGAAACGGTGGCTGTCGAACAGCAAGGCTCTGTGCCCGCCGAGGCACGGGATCAGCACGCCCAGCTGGCCGAACAGATCGAGGAGCACCGCTTCCGGTACTACGTGAACGACCAACCGGTCGTCAGCGACGCCGAGTTCGACAAGCTCCTTCGCTCGCTCGAGGCCCTGGAGGAGCAGTACGCGGAGCTCCGTACGCCCGATTCGCCCACCCAGAAGGTCTCCGGGGCGTACGAGACCGACTTCACGTCGGTGGAGCACCGCGAGCGCATGCTCTCCCTGGACAACGCCTTCGACGACGAGGAGCTCGCCGCCTGGGCCGAGCGCGTCGCCAAGGACGTCGGCACGAGCGACCACCACTTCCTGTGCGAGCTGAAGATCGACGGCCTCGCCGTGAACCTCACGTACGAGGACGGGAAGCTCACGCGCGCGGCGACGCGCGGCGACGGCCGGGTCGGCGAGGACATCACGCCGAACGTCCGCACGATCGCGGACATCCCCGACCGCCTCAAGGGCGACGACATCCCCGCCCTCGTCGAGATCCGCGGCGAGGTCTTCTTCCCCATGGAGAAGTTCGAGGAGCTCAACGCCCGCCTTGTGGAGGCCGGCGACAAGCCGTTCGCCAACCCGCGCAACGCGGCGGCCGGTTCGCTGCGCCAGAAGGACCCCAGAGTCACCGCCACCAGGCCGCTGCACATGGTGGTGCACGGCATCGGCGCCCGCGAGGGCTTCGACATCGACTGCCTCAGCCACGCCTACGAACTCCTCCACGGCTGGGGCCTGCCCACCGCCCAGCACAACAAGGTGGTCCAAGGCCTCGACGGCGTACGGGAGTTCATCGCGTACTTCGGCGAGAACCGTCACTCCGTGGCGCACGAGATCGACGGCGTCGTCGTGAAGCTGGACGAGATCCCGCTCCAGGGCCGCCTCGGCTCGACCTCGCGCGCCCCGCGCTGGGCGATCGCCTGGAAGTACGCGCCGGAGGAGGTCAACACCAAGCTGGTCAACATCCGCGTGGGCGTCGGCCGCACCGGCCGCGTCACTCCGTACGCCCAGGTGGAGCCGGTCACCGTCGCCGGATCCGAGGTCGAGTTCGCGACGTTGCACAACCAGGACGTGGTGAAGAAGAAGGGCGTCTTCATCGGGGACACGGTCGTCCTGCGCAAGGCGGGCGACGTCATCCCGGAGATCCTCGGCCCGGTCGTCGACCTGCGCGACGGCACGGAGCGGGAGTTCGTGATGCCCGCCGAGTGCCCCGAGTGCGGGACGCCGCTGCGGCCCATGAAGGAGGGCGACATCGACCTCCGCTGCCCCAACGCCCGGTCCTGCCCTGCCCAGTTGCGCGAGCGCCTGTTCTACCTGGCGGGACGCAAGTGCCTGGACATCGAGAACTTCGGATACGTGGCGGCGGCCGCCCTCACCAAGCCCCTTGAGCCGTCCGAGCCGCCGATCCTGGACGAGGGCGACCTCTTCGACCTCACCATCGAGCAGCTCCTGCCCATCAAGGCGTACGTACTCGACCAGGACAGCGGCCTGCCCAAGCGCGACCCGAAGACCGGCGAGGAGAAGGTCGCCACGGTCTTCGCCAACCAGCAGGGCGAGGCGAAGAAGAACGCCGTGTCGATGCTGGAGAACATCGCGGCGGCCAAGGAGCGCCCGCTGGCCCGCATCATCACGGGCCTCTCGATCCGCCACGTCGGACCGGTCGCGGCGGAGGCACTGGCCCGCGAGTTCCGGTCGATCGACCGGATCGAGCAGGCCACGGAGGAGGAGCTTGCCGCCGTCGAGGGGGTCGGGCCGACCATCGCGGCCTCCCTCAAGCAGTGGTTCGAGGAGGAGTGGCACCGGGAGATCCTGCGCAAGTGGCGGGCGGCCGGGGTCCGTATGGAGGAAGAGGGCGG
Proteins encoded in this region:
- a CDS encoding N-acetylmuramoyl-L-alanine amidase, which codes for MGEEKDTTAERKPGRRGVNRRTLLIGGAVAAAGTAALAADDLGRLWWRLPGVVKKRKEGEVDAKGAQWVAASDYNWRRADRPDDYEIDMVVIHVVQGGYATALRVFKDPAHGAAAHYVVRKDGHVAQMIRELDVAFHAGNRSYNERSIGIEHEGFVDKKSSFTDAMYASSARLTAGICKRYDIPVDREHIVGHVEVPGTDHTDPGPHWDWDRYIRLVRHARTALA
- the mnmA gene encoding tRNA 2-thiouridine(34) synthase MnmA, whose amino-acid sequence is MTETQTPQRPRPLRVLAAMSGGVDSAVAAARAAEAGHDVTGVHLALSANPQSFRTGARGCCTIEDSRDARRAADVIGIPFYVWDLAERFREDVVDDFIAEYEAGRTPNPCLRCNEKIKFAALLDKALALGFDAVVTGHYAKVITHEDGTRELHRASDMAKDQSYVLGVLDDRQLAHAMFPLGDTVTTKEEIRAEAEERGLAVAKKPDSHDICFIADGDTQGFLADRLGKAEGDIVDAEGNKLGTHEGAYGYTIGQRKGLRIGTPAPDGKPRYVLDISPVNNTVTVGPVDALDVTALTAIKPRWCGVAPSGPGTYTAQLRAHGGETEVTAELVDGTLHVSFDEPVRGVAPGQAVVLYDGTRVVGSATIAATERAAAVA
- a CDS encoding DUF427 domain-containing protein, with protein sequence MTAGHEITVEQGTEHVRVVRDGQVVAESRRPLLLRETGYPVRYYLPPEDVRTDLLTPSETTTYCPFKGTASYWSLPDAKDTVWAYPEPKEAVAQIKDHLCFYEVTTD
- a CDS encoding TIGR00730 family Rossman fold protein, with translation MNICVFLSAADLPERYTRPARDFAELLGKGGHTLVWGGSESGLMKVVADGVQEAGGRLVGVSVDFLAAKARTNADEMVIAKDLAERKALLLGKADAVVVMVGGTGTLDEATEILELKKHGRTDKPVVLLNSAGFYDGLKEQFRRMEDEGFLPVPLTDLVFFAEEPVGALAYLEESVGTR
- a CDS encoding SDR family oxidoreductase — protein: MATHVITGAGSGIGAAVARRLHARGDALVLHARDAGRAKDLAAQFPGAATLVGDLSDPDRLSWAFGHQALPDRVDSLLHIAGVVDLGRVGDLTPKSWRHQLNVNLIAPAELTRHFLPQLRLAQGHVVFVNSGAGLNAHADWSAYAASKHGLKALADALRAEEHGNGVRVTSVYPGRTASPMQAKVHQQEGKEYDPSRFVDPESVATTILTALDLPRDAEINDLTVRPGR
- a CDS encoding methionine synthase produces the protein MSEFSFGPATGVGSMPGGDAREAAKTVTGSIETFPYLAELPARGPGADMIGRTAGLLVDLYARVEPSGWRIGDRPGRDTRRARAWLGEDLDALEEFTQGYEGPVKVQAVGPWTLAAALELKNGQAALSDTGACRDLAGSLGEGLRAHLADVRRRIPGAQVALQLDEPSLIAVLRGQIKTASEYRTHRAVDRQVVESTLRDVLGVQDGPAVVHSCAPDVPFALLRRAGADAISFDFSLLTERDDEAIGEAVEAGTKLFAGVVPGVDGRLSDPAGSVMGVRTLWRRLGLNPGSLAESVVVTPSCGLAGASPAYARAVLAHCVRAARSLADNPE
- the ligA gene encoding NAD-dependent DNA ligase LigA encodes the protein MAVEQQGSVPAEARDQHAQLAEQIEEHRFRYYVNDQPVVSDAEFDKLLRSLEALEEQYAELRTPDSPTQKVSGAYETDFTSVEHRERMLSLDNAFDDEELAAWAERVAKDVGTSDHHFLCELKIDGLAVNLTYEDGKLTRAATRGDGRVGEDITPNVRTIADIPDRLKGDDIPALVEIRGEVFFPMEKFEELNARLVEAGDKPFANPRNAAAGSLRQKDPRVTATRPLHMVVHGIGAREGFDIDCLSHAYELLHGWGLPTAQHNKVVQGLDGVREFIAYFGENRHSVAHEIDGVVVKLDEIPLQGRLGSTSRAPRWAIAWKYAPEEVNTKLVNIRVGVGRTGRVTPYAQVEPVTVAGSEVEFATLHNQDVVKKKGVFIGDTVVLRKAGDVIPEILGPVVDLRDGTEREFVMPAECPECGTPLRPMKEGDIDLRCPNARSCPAQLRERLFYLAGRKCLDIENFGYVAAAALTKPLEPSEPPILDEGDLFDLTIEQLLPIKAYVLDQDSGLPKRDPKTGEEKVATVFANQQGEAKKNAVSMLENIAAAKERPLARIITGLSIRHVGPVAAEALAREFRSIDRIEQATEEELAAVEGVGPTIAASLKQWFEEEWHREILRKWRAAGVRMEEEGGGEDEGPRPLEGLTVVVTGTLENHTRDGAKDALQTLGAKVTGSVSKKTAFVVVGDNPGSKYDKAMQLKVPVLNEEGFAVLLEQGPDAAKEVALPTEE